Part of the Pantanalinema sp. genome is shown below.
TCGCCGAGACGGCCCGCGCGGCGATCGCCCACGCACGCCTGCCGGCCTGACCGCGTATCGCCATGCAGGAGAAAAGCCCGCCTTTCAGGGCGGGCTTTTCGTCGAGGAGCGAAGGCTTACTTCGCGCTGTCGTCGGTCTTCTCGGCCTCGGCCTTGGGGGCCTCGGTCTTGTCGCCGGCCTGGGAGACGAAGCTGTTGAAGATCGAGAGCATCTGGTTGGCACCGTCCTCGATGCGGCGCTGGACCTCCTGCATCTGCTTGTCGAAGGCGCTCTCGGCCTCCTCCATGCGGCGGACCATCTCGGGGTCCTTGATCAGGGTGTGGATCTGATCGCGGGCGACCTGGACGCCGAGCTCGGCGGTCTCGCGGGCCTGCTTGGCCAGCTTGTCGGCGCTATCCTTGAGGTCGTTGATGTCGGGCATGGGGTGTTGAACTCCTCTGCTGTAATGATCTTATGCGATGACGGGATTGGGGCTCAGCCGGTGCCAGAAGCTCTCGCCTTCGAGCTGAACCGTGAGGCTCCAGCCCTGGGCGATGGTCTGGGCGATGTCGCCGAAGCCGGTGCGAGTGCCCAGGTCCACGCCCGGGACGCCGGGCATGTAGGCGAGCAGCGGCACGTATTCGCGGGTGTGGTCGGTCGAGACGTCGGTGGCCTCGTTGCCGTGGTCCGCCGAGATGATGAGCAGATCGCCGGGCTTCAGGGCCTCGACGAGCTTGCCCAGCTCGGCGTCGAACTCGGCGAGGCACTCGGCCATCCCCTGGGGGTTGTTGCGGTGGCCGTACTTGGCGTCGGTGTCGACCAGGTTGTTGAAGACCAGGCTACCGTCCGGGGCCTCGTGGGCCATTCGGATGGTGGTCTCGAGGCCCTCGGCGTTGGAGGCGGTGGGCAGGCTCTTGGTGACCCCATGGGCGGCGAAGATGTCCGAGATCTTGCCGATGCCGATCACCTCGCGGCCGGCCGCCTCGGCGTAGTCGAGCAGGGTCTTGGCAGGAGGCGGCACCGAGTAGTCGTGGCGGCCGCCCTGGTTGCGCTCGTAGGCGCCCTGCTCGCCGTAGAACGGGCGGGCGATGACGCGGCCCACGTGGTGGGGATCGAGGATCTCGCGGGCGATCTTGCAGGCGCTGTACAGCTCGTCGAGGGGCACCACGTCCTGGTGGGCGGCGATCTGGAAGACGCTGTCGC
Proteins encoded:
- a CDS encoding phosphopentomutase: MAKLNRAFIVVLDGMGVGELPDAHLFGDQGANTFANCAEAVGGLSLPNLQKLGLGNIIPIKGVAPADKPLASFGKMAEKSPGKDTTTGHWEMAGVVLDHAFPVFPKFSDAIMAEFTRRTGRGYLGNMPASGTEILKDLGAEHVATGKWIVYTSGDSVFQIAAHQDVVPLDELYSACKIAREILDPHHVGRVIARPFYGEQGAYERNQGGRHDYSVPPPAKTLLDYAEAAGREVIGIGKISDIFAAHGVTKSLPTASNAEGLETTIRMAHEAPDGSLVFNNLVDTDAKYGHRNNPQGMAECLAEFDAELGKLVEALKPGDLLIISADHGNEATDVSTDHTREYVPLLAYMPGVPGVDLGTRTGFGDIAQTIAQGWSLTVQLEGESFWHRLSPNPVIA